A genome region from Manihot esculenta cultivar AM560-2 chromosome 5, M.esculenta_v8, whole genome shotgun sequence includes the following:
- the LOC122723714 gene encoding disease resistance protein RGA2-like: MDLSGCYDLNKLPRGIARISKLRHLILNGCDRLRKIPPLIGKLVYLRTLSMFVVGREIGESIRELENLNLGGQLTIRCLENVREAAEAIKADLIGKRNLQSLSLSWGNDNGVTGSANNGQVEQVLNYLQPHKYLKKLSIDGYQGLHFPGWMAFCNLPNLTELVLMNCRRCKDLPALGQLPFLKVLYLQGMDAVTSIGSQFYGQSEKAFPSLEELSLVDFPNLETWRSFNRREDFPSLAKLVINKCFKLRNMPYFPCVQHLELRSCDNMVLESASELTSITVLVIDKFAELVFLENLLQSNNLLTSLMISSCPKLCSISPSLAELKNLKSLAVRWCKELHSLPHGLQNLASLESLEIVECHSLVSLPEGIQGLRSLRYLSIENCNNLTSLPLELQFPASLEHLTVMYCPQLASMPDDFQHPSALRSLSLLNLPKLSSLPQGLQYVTTLQNLEIRGCPTLKALPEWLVNLTLLRSLALSECQNLKSLPEGLQRLSSLQHLSIQECPVLEERCRRDVGEDWPKIASIAHFYMGSQEQRDHNGTSSSTHRN, encoded by the coding sequence ATGGACCTTTCTGGTTGCTATGATCTCAACAAGTTGCCGAGAGGCATAGCTAGGATATCTAAGCTAAGACATTTAATCTTAAATGGTTGTGATAGGCTCCGCAAAATACCACCATTGATTGGAAAACTGGTATATCTCCGAACATTGTCTATGTTTGTTGTGGGAAGGGAGATAGGTGAAAGCATTAGAGAGCTCGAAAATTTGAACCTTGGAGGGCAACTAACTATTAGATGCTTGGAGAATGTAAGGGAGGCAGCAGAAGCAATTAAAGCTGACTTGATTGGGAAGAGAAACCTCCAGTCGCTATCTCTATCTTGGGGAAATGATAATGGAGTTACAGGCAGTGCTAACAATGGCCAAGTAGAGCAAGTGCTCAATTATCTCCAGCCACACAAATATCTAAAGAAGCTGTCTATAGATGGCTACCAAGGATTGCATTTTCCGGGATGGATGGCATTTTGTAATCTCCCAAATCTAACTGAGCTTGTCTTGATGAACTGCAGAAGATGTAAAGATCTTCCCGCACTGGGTCAGCTTCCCTTCCTCAAGGTCCTTTACTTACAAGGAATGGATGCTGTGACAAGTATCGGAAGTCAGTTCTATGGTCAGTCGGAGAAAGCATTCCCGTCGTTAGAAGAGCTATCCCTCGTAGATTTTCCTAATTTAGAAACCTGGAGGAGCTTTAATAGGAGAGAAGATTTCCCTTCTCTTGCTAAATTAGTCATCAATAAATGTTTTAAGCTGAGAAACATGCCATACTTCCCATGTGTTCAACATCTAGAACTACGTAGTTGTGACAATATGGTACTAGAGTCGGCATCAGAACTAACCTCCATCACAGTTCTAGTCATTGATAAATTCGCAGAGTTGGTTTTCTTGGAGAATTTGCTTCAAAGCAACAATCTTCTTACATCTCTAATGATTAGTTCCTGTCCAAAGCTTTGCTCCATCTCCCCCAGTTTAGCCGAGCTAAAAAATCTGAAGTCGTTAGCAGTTCGATGGTGTAAGGAGCTCCATTCTTTGCCTCACGGTTTGCAGAATCTCGCTTCCTTAGAATCCTTGGAGATAGTTGAGTGCCATAGTCTTGTTTCCTTGCCAGAGGGCATACAAGGTCTAAGATCTCTTCGATATTTGTCCATTGAGAATTGCAATAATCTCACATCTTTGCCACTTGAACTTCAATTTCCTGCTTCACTTGAGCATCTAACTGTCATGTACTGTCCACAACTGGCTTCGATGCCGGATGATTTTCAACATCCATCTGCTCTTAGAAGTCTGTCCCTTTTAAATCTTCCAAAGCTGTCATCTCTTCCACAGGGCCTACAATATGTTACTACATTGCAAAATTTGGAAATTCGTGGCTGTCCTACTTTGAAAGCTTTGCCAGAGTGGTTAGTGAACCTTACCTTGCTCCGATCATTGGCATTGTCAGAAtgtcaaaatttaaaatctctgcCTGAAGGATTGCAGCGTTTAAGTTCACTTCAGCATCTGTCGATTCAAGAATGTCCTGTGCTGGAGGAAAGGTGCAGAAGGGATGTTGGTGAGGATTGGCCAAAAATAGCAAGCATCGCACATTTCTACATGGGATCACAAGAGCAGAGAGATCACAATGGCACGAGCAGTTCAACTCACCgaaattaa
- the LOC122723715 gene encoding uncharacterized protein LOC122723715 — protein MADNLQHLSLSDEENQALEVVPLVDTSSFFYNLCFVDSFCDLLLHHKKESLTPQWGLELKAIQCRYQRPTSCWLRFENLSLHSQAPASSGTSSFQNQLPSQVFLNSFLGALATDGENDFSAGSMETDCNGDKQDAGENDPLYKPDDGKKRQRVVSTGIVSDTMDSRFTGFYGCPESGRRRTSWNLLRALADRSQLPWLCSGDYNDIADPLEKGGGPLRCISLINGFRNALTDANLNDIQAVGSFLSYTYREGTDQCSKERLDRACSNATWDARFPDAISSNLVAPVFDHTPLLIETVGTQVREANRRFRFDNSWLEDDELGEVVLTSWAVRQLKDVWNQILAEEDIRLRQQAKQFWFRHGDRNSKYFHNSIKARRRCNRIQQIVTSDGSLSSNVGTIHDAFLQYFSGLFSNSPTDFAELLPLVQPRIGAKDNVELLADFTDEEFRSALFQMDPNKAPGLDGLNPAFFQKYWPIIGVDVCNICRLWLAQALANRLKRVLHKIISPNQSAFIPGRLITDNFIVAFEIMHGLKLQNRGSVGSCALKIDIAKAYDRVEWSYLFAMLSALGFSDTWVGWMRMCFSNMSYYIVVNGAEIGPVVPSRGLRQRDPISPYLFLIVAEGLSLLIQDSENRGLLHGCCAKVGCPPVSHLFFADDSLLFFDGTVEEAIRIKQILGFYEKTSGQAVNFDKSGIMFSPCVCEENRLIISGILDVHLSLDSGNYLGLPSLIGRSKKQIFSFLRDRIWKRISSWSNHFLSHAGREVLIKSVLQAIPTYCMNVFLLPISTCRQLYVMMNKFWWGGCREDGRGMNWLSWDRMCGRKSEGGMGFRDLASFNTALLGKQGWRLLVDTNSLLYRVLKAKYFLNGDFLSARLGSNYSFVWKSILSSQQVLQREVRWRIGDGKQVFVVNCPWILRDIGFMPLDEPMFVPEAMRVCDLFVEGELRWDVEKLMNIFSVADMRAILTIPLPLFPKPDKLIWHLHKKGVYPVKSAYFCDLELSGRTGVLGYNDGWNRLWSLDVPPKVHNFLWRACRGVLPTRNILLRRGIHVPAACLFCDHDESISHVFLHCPMAVEERTTRMTIHAWKLWHARNDRLWVNKVLSPSEVHHAASSYFNDYVASLVARPRTLSHPSVPRVLPLIEATTLKVDWIAFIDCAVFVSADLFGFAAVFEDLEGFFSIAISGFYEGGGQHVIAEPLVLRQCLSYARDCFLQVGCIFTDNQSLALAIRSPLDDFSEFGLVVSDCKDVMRSHGKIHVRWVRRSENKATHLLARESIHHGRFKIWIDIPDCLLDYYSTR, from the exons ATGGCGGATAATTTACAGCATCTTTCCTTATCTGATGAGGAGAATCAAGCCTTGGAGGTTGTACCCTTGGTGGATACTTCCTCTTTTTTCTATAATCTGTGCTTTGTGG ATTCTTTTTGTGACCTTTTGCTCCATCATAAGAAGGAGTCTTTGACGCCTCAATGGGGTCTTGAGTTAAAAGCTATTCAGTGTAGGTACCAACGTCCAACTAGCTGTTGGCTGCGGTTTGAAAATTTGAGTTTACACTCACAGGCTCCTGCTTCTAGTGGGACCTCTTCTTTCCAGAACCAGTTGCCTTCACAGGTTTTCCTTAATTCTTTTTTGGGAGCGCTTGCTACGGATGGTGAAAATGATTTTAGTGCTGGTTCTATGGAGACTGATTGTAATGGGGATAAGCAGGATGCAGGAGAGAATGATCCTTTATATAAGCCTGATGATGGTAAGAAGCGTCAACGGGTTGTTTCTACTGGCATTGTTTCTGATACTATGGATTCAAG GTTTACTGGGTTCTATGGTTGCCCTGAGTCAGGTCGTCGCCGAACTTCGTGGAATTTGTTGAGGGCTTTGGCTGATAGGAGTCAGCTTCCTTGGTTATGTAGTGGTGACTATAATGATATTGCTGATCCGTTGGAAAAAGGTGGTGGTCCTCTTCGTTGTATTTCTTTGATTAATGGGTTTCGTAATGCTCTTACTGATGCCAATTTAAATGATATTCAGGCTGTGGGGTCTTTTTTGTCTTATACATATAGAGAGGGTACTGATCAGTGTTCAAAGGAGAGGTTGGATCGTGCTTGTTCTAATGCAACCTGGGATGCTCGTTTTCCTGATGCGATTTCGTCTAATTTAGTTGCTCCAGTTTTTGATCATACTCCTTTATTGATTGAAACTGTTGGAACTCAAGTTAGGGAGGCTAATCGACGATTTCGTTTTGACAATTCATGGCTTGAGGATGATGAGTTAGGGGAAGTGGTTTTGACGTCTTG GGCAGTGAGGCAACTGAAGGATGTCTGGAATCAAATTTTGGCAGAGGAGGATATTAGACTACGCCAACAAGCAAAACAGTTCTGGTTTAGACATGGGGATAGGAACTCAAAATATTTCCATAATAGTATCAAAGCTCGCCGCAGATGTAATCGGATTCAGCAAATTGTGACATCGGATGGTTCATTATCTTCGAATGTGGGTACTATTCATGATGCATTTTTGCAATATTTTTCGGGTTTATTTTCCAATTCACCTACTGATTTTGCGGAGCTTCTCCCTTTGGTTCAGCCTAGAATTGGGGCCAAAGATAATGTTGAGTTATTGGCAGATTTTACAGATGAAGAATTTCGTTCAGCACTCTTCCAGATGGATCCGAATAAAGCTCCTGGGTTGGATGGTCTTAATCCGGCTTTTTTTCAGAAATATTGGCCAATTATTGGGGTGGATGTTTGCAATATTTGTCGGTTGTGGCTTGCACAAG CCTTAGCCAATAGATTGAAGAGGGTCCTGCATAAAATTATTTCGCCAAATCAGTCTGCTTTCATTCCTGGGAGACTAATTACGGATAATTTTATTGTTGCTTTTGAGATCATGCATGGTTTGAAATTACAAAATAGGGGTAGTGTGGGGTCGTGTGCTCTGAAAATTGATATTGCTAAGGCCTATGATAGAGTTGAATGGTCATATTTGTTTGCGATGTTATCTGCATTGGGCTTTTCTGATACTTGGGTTGGTTGGATGCGTATGTGTTTTTCAAACATGAGCTACTACATTGTTGTTAACGGAGCAGAGATTGGTCCTGTGGTTCCAAGTCGGGGTCTCCGACAGAGGGATCCCATTTCTccctatttatttttaattgttgcTGAAGGACTGTCTTTGTTGATTCAGGATAGTGAAAATAGGGGCCTTTTGCATGGGTGTTGCGCGAAAGTTGGTTGCCCCCCGGTTTCTCACCTTTTCTTTGCAGATGATTCCTTACTATTTTTTGATGGTACAGTGGAGGAAGCTATACGGATTAAGCAAATTCTTGGTTTTTATGAGAAGACTTCAGGTCAGGctgtaaattttgataaatctgGTATTATGTTTAGTCCGTGTGTATGTGAGGAAAACCGGTTGATCATCTCTGGTATACTTGATGTTCATCTTTCTTTAGATAGCGGTAATTATTTGGGGTTACCATCTCTTATTGGCCGTAGTAAAAAGcaaattttctctttcttgaGGGATCGCATTTGGAAACGTATTAGTAGTTGGAgtaatcattttctttctcaTGCAGGCAGAGAAGTATTAATTAAATCTGTATTACAGGCAATTCCAACATATTGCATGAATGTTTTTTTATTACCTATTTCCACTTGCCGTCAGCTATATGTCATGATGAATAAATTTTGGTGGGGTGGTTGTCGTGAGGATGGGAGAGGAATGAATTGGCTCTCGTGGGATCGAATGTGTGGGCGTAAATCGGAAGGTGGGATGGGCTTTCGGGATTTGGCTAGTTTTAATACTGCCTTATTGGGAAAGCAAGGTTGGCGTTTGTTGGTTGACACCAATTCTCTTCTATATAGAGTGCTCAAAGCTAAATATTTTCTGAATGGGGATTTTTTGTCAGCTCGGTTAGGTTCTAACTATAGCTTCGTTTGGAAGAGTATTTTGTCTTCTCAACAAGTGTTGCAACGTGAGGTAAGGTGGCGAATTGGTGATGGTAAGCAGGTTTTTGTTGTTAATTGCCCTTGGATTCTTCGGGATATTGGTTTTATGCCTTTAGATGAGCCGATGTTTGTTCCTGAAGCCATGAGAGTATGTGATTTATTTGTTGAAGGTGAGCTGCGTTGGGATGTAGAAAAGCTAATGAATATTTTTAGTGTTGCTGATATGAGAGCTATTCTTACTATTCCATTGCCTCTATTCCCAAAACCGGATAAATTAATTTGGCACTTGCATAAGAAGGGTGTGTACCCAGTTAAATCTGCCTATTTTTGTGACTTAGAATTATCGGGTAGGACTGGTGTGCTGGGTTATAATGATGGGTGGAACCGTCTTTGGTCTCTTGACGTTCCTCCCAAAGTTCATAATTTTCTTTGGCGTGCTTGTCGTGGAGTGCTTCCTACTCGAAATATTCTTTTGAGGCGTGGGATACATGTACCTGCTGCATGTCTTTTTTGTGATCATGATGAATCTATTTCACATGTTTTTTTGCATTGTCCAATGGCTGTTGA AGAAAGGACAACACGTATGACTATACATGCATGGAAGTTATGGCATGCCAGGAATGACAGATTGTGGGTCAATAAAGTTTTATCACCTAGTGAGGTTCATCATGCTGCTAGTTCTTATTTTAATGATTATGTGGCTTCACTTGTGGCTCGGCCAAGGACGTTATCCCACCCCTCTGTTCCTCGTGTGCTCCCATTGATTGAGGCTACCACTCTTAAAGTTGATTGGATTGCATTCATTGATTGTGCAGTCTTTGTTAGTGCTGATTTGTTCGGTTTTGCAGCAGTATTTGAGGACTTGGAAGGCTTTTTTTCCATTGCAATTTCGGGTTTCTATGAGGGGGGTGGGCAACATGTTATTGCTGAACCTTTGGTTTTGCGTCAATGTTTATCTTATGCTAGAGATTGTTTTCTTCAGGTTGGTTGTATTTTTAcggataaccaatccttagccttGGCTATTCGCTCTCCTCTGGATGACTTTTCGGAGTTTGGATTAGTTGTTTCTGATTGCAAGGATGTTATGCGGTCTCATGGTAAGATTCATGTTCGTTGGGTACGACGTTCAGAAAATAAAGCCACTCATTTATTAGCTAGAGAGTCTATTCATCATGGTAGATTCAAGATTTGGATTGACATTCCTGATTGTCTCTTGGATTATTATTCTACAAGATAA